In Streptomyces sp. NBC_00091, the following proteins share a genomic window:
- a CDS encoding oxidoreductase encodes MSSASDPLAALGSLPGVAESVDSVRKAVDRVYGHRVMRRRGAEITSEAALRGARGSAALSGADWALEEVRRRTDFGAEEQARTVGAALRLTAEAGQLLSIWRQSPLRVLARLHLVACGSTGSMGSTGPAGSTGSVGEGDVVGRPRLAGEPVDEPLVDLPLPSAEEVAGRLDGLSRLVIAGGSAPALVTSAVVHGELLALRPFGSYNGLVARAAERIVLINSGLDPKAICPAEVGHAEQGAEAYVKAFEGYVSGTAEGMAAWIAHCGRSIELGVRESTAVCEALQRGAA; translated from the coding sequence ATGAGTAGCGCTTCTGACCCGCTGGCGGCCCTGGGCTCCCTCCCGGGGGTCGCAGAGTCCGTGGATTCCGTACGCAAGGCCGTGGACCGGGTCTACGGGCACCGGGTGATGCGCCGGCGCGGCGCGGAGATCACCTCGGAGGCCGCCCTGCGCGGCGCCCGGGGCAGCGCGGCGCTCTCCGGCGCCGACTGGGCGCTGGAGGAGGTGCGCCGCCGGACCGACTTCGGGGCGGAGGAGCAGGCGCGGACCGTGGGTGCCGCGCTGCGCCTGACGGCGGAGGCCGGGCAGCTGCTGAGCATCTGGCGCCAGTCGCCGCTGCGGGTGCTCGCGCGCCTGCACCTGGTCGCGTGCGGTTCGACGGGGTCGATGGGTTCGACGGGCCCGGCCGGTTCGACGGGGTCGGTGGGGGAGGGGGACGTGGTGGGCCGTCCGAGGCTGGCCGGTGAGCCGGTCGACGAGCCCCTGGTGGACCTCCCGCTGCCGAGCGCCGAGGAGGTCGCGGGCCGGCTGGACGGCCTGTCGCGGCTGGTCATCGCGGGCGGGTCCGCTCCGGCGCTGGTCACGAGCGCGGTGGTGCACGGGGAGCTGCTGGCCCTGCGGCCCTTCGGCTCGTACAACGGGCTGGTCGCGCGCGCGGCCGAACGGATCGTGCTGATCAACAGCGGGCTGGACCCGAAGGCGATCTGCCCGGCGGAGGTCGGGCACGCGGAACAGGGCGCCGAGGCCTACGTGAAGGCCTTCGAGGGCTACGTCTCCGGGACCGCGGAGGGGATGGCGGCGTGGATCGCGCACTGCGGCCGGTCGATCGAGCTCGGTGTGCGCGAGTCGACGGCGGTCTGTGAGGCGCTCCAGCGCGGCGCGGCCTGA
- a CDS encoding DUF4244 domain-containing protein, with protein MRIIGFLVRVAAKGRGRDAGMSTSEYAMGTIAACAFAAVLYKVVTSDVVSTALQSTIGKALDVPF; from the coding sequence ATGAGGATCATCGGCTTTCTTGTACGGGTGGCGGCGAAGGGGCGTGGGCGTGATGCGGGAATGTCGACTTCGGAATACGCCATGGGCACGATCGCGGCGTGTGCGTTCGCCGCGGTTCTGTACAAGGTGGTGACGAGCGACGTGGTCTCGACGGCCCTTCAGTCGACCATCGGGAAGGCGCTCGATGTGCCCTTCTGA
- a CDS encoding TadA family conjugal transfer-associated ATPase, whose amino-acid sequence MSAVLLDAVRQHLAESGAEPTPARVAAALRAQGRLLGDAEVLGVAAELRSELVGAGPLERLLADPEVTDVLVAAPDRVWVDRGGGLELTAVTFADAEAVRRLAQRLAAVAGRRLDDARPWVDARLPDGTRLHAVLPPVAVGSACLSLRVVRPKAFTLDELVAAGTLPPGGQRLLRAMVEARLSFLVSGGTGTGKTTLLSALLGLVGPGERIVLAEDSAELRPDHPHVVRLETRPANQEGAGLVTLADLVRQALRMRPDRLVVGEVRGAEVADLLAALNTGHEGGCGTVHANAAGHVPARLEALGTAAGLDRAALHSQLAAALTLVVHLVRDRSGRRRVAEVHVLERDPAGLVVTVPALRWGSRGFVREAGWARLAPLLGGAR is encoded by the coding sequence ATGAGCGCGGTACTCCTGGACGCGGTGCGCCAGCACCTGGCCGAGAGCGGAGCCGAGCCCACGCCCGCCCGGGTCGCGGCGGCCCTGCGGGCGCAGGGGCGGCTCCTCGGGGACGCGGAAGTGCTGGGGGTGGCCGCCGAGTTGCGCTCCGAGCTGGTCGGCGCGGGGCCGCTGGAGCGGTTGCTGGCCGACCCCGAGGTCACCGATGTGCTGGTGGCCGCCCCGGACCGGGTGTGGGTGGACCGGGGCGGCGGGCTGGAGCTGACCGCGGTGACCTTCGCCGACGCCGAGGCCGTGCGCAGGCTGGCCCAGCGGCTGGCCGCCGTCGCGGGGCGGCGGCTGGACGACGCCCGGCCCTGGGTCGACGCCCGGCTGCCGGACGGCACCCGGCTGCATGCCGTGCTCCCTCCCGTGGCGGTCGGATCGGCGTGCCTGTCGCTGCGCGTGGTGCGGCCGAAGGCCTTCACGCTGGACGAGCTGGTCGCCGCCGGGACCCTGCCGCCGGGCGGACAGCGGCTCCTGCGGGCGATGGTCGAGGCCCGGCTGTCGTTCCTCGTCTCGGGCGGGACCGGGACGGGCAAGACCACCCTGCTCAGCGCCCTGCTGGGGCTGGTCGGGCCGGGTGAGCGGATCGTGCTGGCCGAGGACTCCGCCGAGCTGCGCCCCGACCATCCGCATGTGGTGCGGCTGGAGACCCGGCCCGCGAACCAGGAGGGGGCCGGGCTGGTCACCCTCGCCGACCTGGTCCGCCAGGCCTTGCGGATGCGCCCCGACCGGCTGGTGGTCGGGGAGGTGCGGGGCGCCGAGGTGGCCGACCTGCTGGCCGCCCTGAACACCGGGCACGAAGGCGGCTGCGGCACGGTGCACGCCAACGCCGCCGGGCACGTCCCCGCCCGACTGGAGGCGCTCGGGACGGCCGCGGGCCTCGACCGGGCCGCCCTGCACAGCCAGCTGGCGGCCGCGCTGACCCTGGTGGTCCACCTGGTCCGGGACCGGTCCGGGCGCCGCCGGGTGGCCGAGGTGCACGTGCTGGAGCGGGATCCGGCCGGGCTGGTGGTGACCGTGCCCGCGCTGCGCTGGGGTTCGCGCGGCTTCGTGCGGGAGGCGGGCTGGGCCCGGCTCGCTCCGCTGCTGGGAGGTGCGCGGTGA
- the ssd gene encoding septum site-determining protein Ssd: protein MRARAAGAVPGGGRPLIITEDPLLLDDLLRLCAAAGAEPHVQHAVPEQTGAGGDPGGGGDGSAGGVAGARGVGWDCAPLVLVGDDAARRVRGAPRRDGVFLVGRDLDDPFVWQRAVEIGAEEVLRLPDAESLLVDRIADVVEGAGRPALAVGVIGGSGGAGASTLACALALRAARAGERTILIDADPLGGGMDVLLGGESAEGLRWPDFAASRGRVGAGALEESLPELHALRVLSWDRGDRVVVPPAAMRSVVAAARRRGGVVVVDLPRRVDEAVAEVLAQLDLVLLVVPGELRSVAAAGRVAAGVRMVARDVRVVVRGRCPEGLDAEAVAGLLGAPLAGEVPVEVGLPGRVAEGEPPGARGTLARFCDGFWQRALGSAQGVPA, encoded by the coding sequence CTGCGCGCCCGTGCCGCCGGGGCCGTGCCCGGTGGCGGGCGGCCGCTGATCATCACCGAGGACCCGCTGCTGCTCGACGATCTGCTGCGGCTGTGCGCCGCCGCGGGCGCCGAGCCGCATGTGCAACATGCGGTGCCGGAGCAAACCGGAGCCGGCGGTGACCCCGGTGGCGGGGGTGACGGCAGCGCCGGGGGCGTCGCCGGGGCGCGGGGCGTCGGCTGGGACTGCGCCCCGCTCGTGCTGGTCGGGGACGACGCCGCGCGCCGGGTGCGCGGAGCGCCGCGCCGGGACGGGGTGTTCCTCGTCGGCCGGGACCTCGACGACCCCTTCGTGTGGCAGCGGGCCGTGGAGATCGGCGCCGAGGAGGTGCTGCGCCTCCCCGACGCCGAGAGCCTGCTCGTCGACCGCATCGCCGATGTGGTGGAAGGGGCCGGACGGCCCGCCCTGGCCGTGGGGGTGATCGGCGGCAGCGGTGGGGCCGGGGCGTCCACCCTCGCCTGCGCCCTCGCGCTCCGGGCGGCCCGGGCCGGCGAGCGCACCATCCTCATCGACGCCGACCCGCTCGGCGGCGGCATGGACGTCCTGCTCGGCGGTGAGAGCGCCGAGGGGCTCCGCTGGCCGGACTTCGCCGCCTCGCGCGGCCGGGTCGGGGCCGGGGCGCTGGAGGAATCCCTGCCCGAGCTGCACGCGCTGCGGGTGCTGAGCTGGGACCGGGGCGACCGGGTGGTCGTACCGCCCGCCGCGATGCGGTCCGTCGTGGCCGCCGCCCGCAGGCGGGGCGGGGTGGTGGTGGTCGACCTGCCCCGGAGGGTGGACGAGGCCGTGGCGGAGGTGCTGGCCCAGCTGGACCTGGTGCTGCTGGTCGTCCCCGGCGAGCTGCGGTCGGTGGCCGCCGCGGGGCGGGTGGCCGCCGGGGTGCGGATGGTGGCCCGGGACGTCCGCGTGGTCGTACGGGGCCGCTGCCCGGAGGGGCTCGACGCCGAAGCCGTCGCGGGGCTGCTCGGGGCGCCGCTGGCCGGAGAGGTGCCGGTCGAGGTGGGGCTTCCGGGGCGGGTGGCCGAGGGGGAACCGCCGGGTGCGCGGGGCACGCTGGCCCGCTTCTGCGACGGCTTCTGGCAGCGGGCGCTCGGCTCCGCCCAGGGGGTGCCGGCATGA
- a CDS encoding HAD family phosphatase, whose protein sequence is MVGAYARVVENQPLPHSLPRTAAFFDLDKTVIAKSSTLTFSKSFYRGGLINRRAVLRTAYTQFIFLAGGADHDQMERMREYLSALCKGWNVQQVREIVAEALHDLIDPIIYDEAASLIEAHHTAGRDVVIVSTSGAEVVEPIGEMLGADRVVATRMVVGEDGCFTGEIDYYAYGPTKAEAVRELAESEGYDLARCYAYSDSITDVPMLEAVGNPHAVNPDRALRREAVAREWPVLVFNRPVRLKQRLPELSMPARPALVAAAAVGAAAATAGLVWYASRRRASAAAASA, encoded by the coding sequence ATGGTGGGCGCATATGCTCGGGTCGTGGAAAATCAGCCCTTGCCGCACTCCTTGCCTCGGACCGCCGCCTTCTTCGACCTGGACAAGACGGTCATTGCGAAGTCCAGCACTCTGACGTTCAGCAAGTCCTTCTACCGGGGTGGCCTGATCAACCGGCGGGCCGTGCTGCGGACCGCGTACACCCAGTTCATCTTCCTGGCCGGCGGCGCCGACCACGACCAGATGGAGCGGATGCGGGAGTACCTGTCCGCCCTCTGCAAGGGGTGGAACGTCCAGCAGGTGCGGGAGATCGTCGCCGAAGCGCTGCACGACCTGATCGACCCGATCATCTACGACGAGGCCGCGTCCCTCATCGAGGCCCACCACACCGCCGGCCGTGACGTGGTGATCGTGTCGACCTCCGGCGCCGAAGTCGTCGAGCCGATCGGCGAGATGCTCGGCGCGGACCGGGTCGTCGCCACCCGCATGGTCGTCGGCGAGGACGGCTGTTTCACCGGGGAGATCGACTACTACGCCTACGGCCCCACCAAGGCCGAGGCCGTGCGCGAGCTCGCCGAGTCCGAGGGGTACGACCTCGCGCGGTGCTACGCGTACAGCGACTCGATCACCGACGTGCCGATGCTCGAGGCCGTGGGAAACCCGCACGCGGTGAACCCCGACCGCGCGCTCAGGCGCGAGGCGGTCGCGCGGGAGTGGCCGGTGTTGGTGTTCAACCGGCCCGTACGACTGAAGCAGCGCCTGCCGGAGCTGTCGATGCCGGCACGGCCGGCGCTGGTGGCCGCCGCGGCGGTCGGCGCGGCGGCGGCCACCGCCGGGCTGGTCTGGTACGCGAGCCGCCGACGCGCGAGCGCGGCGGCTGCCTCGGCCTGA
- a CDS encoding ATP-binding protein — MKIAFVGKGGSGKTTLSSLFIRHLAANEAPVVAVDADINQHLGAALGLTDDEAAALPAMGAHLPLIKEYLRGSNPRIASTDSMIKTTPPGAGSRLLRITEDNPVYAACARTLLLDGDSVRLMATGPFTEADLGVACYHSKVGAVELCLNHLVDGPDEYVVVDMTAGSDSFASGMFTRFDVTFLVAEPTRKGVSVYRQYKAYARDFGVALKVVGNKVQGPEDIEFLQDEVGDDLLVTFGHSDWVRAMEKGRPAGFELLEATNRLALQSLQDAAEDSYAARDWGRYTEQMVHFHLRNAESWGNAKTGVDLADQIDPGFVLHEALVSPRPAPRPAPQPA; from the coding sequence ATGAAGATCGCTTTCGTGGGAAAGGGCGGCAGCGGGAAGACCACGCTGTCCTCCCTCTTCATCCGCCACCTCGCAGCCAATGAAGCCCCCGTCGTCGCGGTGGACGCCGACATCAACCAGCACCTCGGGGCCGCCCTCGGGCTCACCGACGACGAGGCCGCCGCACTGCCCGCCATGGGCGCGCACCTGCCCCTGATCAAGGAGTACCTGCGCGGCTCCAATCCGCGCATCGCCTCGACCGACAGCATGATCAAGACCACGCCGCCCGGCGCCGGTTCGCGGCTGCTGCGGATCACCGAGGACAACCCGGTCTACGCGGCCTGCGCGCGCACGCTGCTGCTCGACGGGGATTCCGTCCGGCTGATGGCGACGGGCCCCTTCACCGAGGCCGACCTGGGCGTGGCCTGCTACCACTCGAAGGTCGGCGCGGTGGAGCTCTGCCTCAACCACCTGGTCGACGGCCCGGACGAGTACGTCGTCGTCGACATGACGGCCGGATCGGACTCCTTCGCGTCCGGCATGTTCACCCGCTTCGACGTGACCTTCCTCGTCGCCGAGCCGACCCGCAAGGGCGTCTCGGTCTACCGCCAGTACAAGGCGTACGCACGGGACTTCGGGGTGGCGCTCAAGGTGGTCGGCAACAAGGTGCAGGGTCCGGAGGACATCGAGTTCCTCCAGGACGAGGTCGGCGACGACCTGCTCGTCACCTTCGGGCACTCCGACTGGGTGCGGGCGATGGAGAAGGGCCGCCCGGCCGGGTTCGAACTGCTGGAGGCGACCAACCGGCTCGCGCTGCAGTCGCTCCAGGACGCGGCGGAGGACTCCTACGCGGCGCGCGACTGGGGCCGGTACACCGAGCAGATGGTGCACTTCCACCTGCGCAACGCGGAGAGCTGGGGGAACGCCAAGACCGGGGTCGACCTGGCGGACCAGATCGACCCCGGGTTCGTCCTGCACGAGGCCCTGGTCAGCCCTCGTCCTGCTCCGCGGCCCGCTCCCCAGCCGGCTTGA
- a CDS encoding type II secretion system F family protein: MGGSAVHRLGTALCLAAAAWCLASAVAARLGRRAVRRRLAVLFRAGPVRRGPVWGPGVRAAVLSWAAPAGALLAGWVLAGGVLGVLVGCGAAFAVRRVLIRARPPAGVDPREAERQLPFAADLLAACLAAGAGPVEAAEVVGESLGGPVGERLALAGAELRLGGEPGAAWGRLAGMPGARGLAECLERAARTGAPAAEPVSRLAAALRADRSRQAGARAQRAAVLVTAPVGLCFLPAFLAVGVAPVVIGMASGLLSGR, translated from the coding sequence ATGGGCGGGTCCGCGGTCCACAGGCTGGGGACGGCGTTGTGCCTGGCGGCGGCGGCGTGGTGCCTGGCCTCGGCGGTGGCGGCGCGGCTGGGCCGGCGGGCGGTGCGGCGCCGGCTCGCGGTGCTCTTCCGGGCCGGGCCGGTGCGGCGGGGTCCGGTGTGGGGCCCGGGCGTGCGGGCGGCGGTGCTGTCCTGGGCGGCGCCGGCCGGGGCGTTGCTGGCGGGCTGGGTGCTGGCCGGCGGGGTGCTCGGGGTCCTGGTCGGGTGCGGGGCGGCGTTCGCGGTGCGGCGGGTGCTGATCCGGGCCCGGCCGCCTGCCGGGGTCGATCCGCGGGAGGCGGAACGGCAGTTGCCGTTCGCCGCGGACCTGCTGGCGGCGTGCCTCGCGGCGGGCGCGGGACCGGTGGAGGCGGCCGAGGTGGTGGGGGAGTCGCTCGGGGGTCCGGTGGGCGAACGGCTGGCGCTCGCGGGGGCGGAGCTGCGTCTGGGCGGCGAACCGGGCGCCGCGTGGGGGAGGTTGGCGGGGATGCCCGGGGCCCGGGGGCTGGCGGAGTGCCTGGAGCGCGCCGCGCGGACCGGGGCGCCGGCCGCGGAGCCGGTGTCCCGCCTGGCGGCGGCCCTGCGGGCGGACCGCTCCCGGCAGGCGGGCGCCCGGGCGCAGCGGGCGGCGGTGCTCGTCACCGCCCCGGTGGGGCTGTGTTTCCTCCCCGCGTTCCTCGCGGTCGGGGTGGCGCCGGTGGTGATCGGAATGGCCTCCGGGCTGCTGTCGGGGCGGTGA
- a CDS encoding type II secretion system F family protein yields MIAGPLGSVPVFAGVLCAGAAAWGLAGGDRLPRRARLVLAGGGPLVPGGPVPGQRLAAAVLRAVAARWREWAALAAGLVVAVLGGSVIPLLLGAAMAVLLRRWLRARDRERARGARAAGVVALCGAVVGELRAGAQPGQALTVALRRTVAGPGGPGGAEAGVLAAAAFGGDVAEALHQAAREPGAEGLAGMAACWRVSVDGGAGLAAGLDRLEGALRAERDREESLRAQLAGARSTTVVLALLPLVGLLMGTGLGADPLRVLLHSPVGWGCLLAGGVLEALGLLWCRRIVRTGER; encoded by the coding sequence GTGATCGCCGGGCCGCTCGGGTCGGTGCCGGTGTTCGCCGGGGTGCTCTGCGCCGGGGCGGCGGCCTGGGGGCTGGCCGGGGGTGACCGGCTGCCCCGGCGGGCCCGGCTGGTCCTGGCCGGGGGCGGTCCGCTGGTGCCCGGCGGGCCGGTCCCCGGGCAGCGGCTGGCGGCCGCCGTGCTGCGGGCGGTGGCCGCGCGGTGGCGGGAGTGGGCCGCTCTCGCGGCCGGGCTGGTGGTCGCCGTACTGGGCGGGTCGGTGATCCCGCTGCTGCTCGGCGCCGCCATGGCCGTGCTGCTGCGCCGCTGGCTGCGGGCCCGGGACCGGGAGCGGGCCCGCGGTGCCCGCGCGGCCGGGGTCGTGGCGCTGTGCGGGGCGGTCGTGGGGGAGCTGCGGGCCGGTGCGCAGCCCGGGCAGGCGCTGACCGTGGCGTTGCGCCGTACGGTGGCCGGCCCCGGGGGCCCGGGTGGGGCGGAGGCGGGCGTACTGGCCGCCGCGGCGTTCGGCGGGGACGTGGCCGAAGCCCTGCACCAGGCGGCGCGGGAGCCGGGTGCGGAGGGGCTGGCCGGGATGGCGGCCTGCTGGCGCGTCTCGGTGGACGGGGGTGCGGGCCTCGCGGCCGGGCTGGACCGGCTGGAGGGGGCGTTGCGGGCCGAGCGGGACCGCGAGGAGTCCTTGCGGGCCCAGCTGGCGGGAGCCAGGTCCACGACGGTGGTGCTCGCGCTGCTGCCGCTGGTGGGGCTGCTGATGGGCACCGGGCTGGGAGCGGATCCGCTGCGGGTGCTGCTGCACTCCCCGGTCGGGTGGGGCTGCCTGCTGGCGGGCGGGGTGCTGGAGGCGCTGGGGCTGCTGTGGTGCCGGCGGATCGTACGGACGGGGGAGCGGTGA